A single genomic interval of Mucilaginibacter boryungensis harbors:
- a CDS encoding glyoxalase superfamily protein, translating into MTKAIPVFRVFDYKKTIEFYVDWLGFTINWEHKPEGSPFYMQVSIRGVAIDLSEHHGECSPGAKVILNDFEGLTAYHKLISEKDFKYMNPGLERTEWDIETITTTVIDPFMNQIIFTERVGK; encoded by the coding sequence ATGACAAAGGCTATCCCGGTATTCCGTGTATTCGATTATAAAAAAACCATAGAGTTTTATGTAGACTGGCTGGGTTTTACCATCAACTGGGAACATAAGCCAGAGGGTAGCCCATTTTATATGCAGGTAAGTATTCGCGGCGTGGCTATCGATCTGTCCGAGCACCACGGCGAATGTTCGCCCGGTGCTAAAGTAATACTGAATGATTTTGAAGGTTTAACAGCTTACCATAAACTGATTAGCGAAAAAGACTTCAAGTATATGAACCCGGGCCTTGAACGCACTGAATGGGATATAGAAACTATTACTACTACAGTGATAGATCCATTTATGAATCAAATTATATTTACCGAACGGGTTGGGAAGTAA
- the pyrF gene encoding orotidine-5'-phosphate decarboxylase, with protein sequence MLSREQLIAEIKKKRSFLCVGLDPDLDKLPDFLKSYPEPIFEFNKRIIDATRDLCVAYKPNSAFFESYGIKGLQALIDTCKYLPKDTLNIIDAKRGDIGNTSDKYARAFFDESTSGMNFDAITITPYMGNDSVKPYLAYEGKWVIILALTSSVGSKDFQYLETEGGYLYETIIKKANTWAGADRIMYVVGATKSTEFTNIRAYAPDNFLLVPGVGAQGGSLEDVCKYGMTKDCGLLVNSSRSIIYASSGEDFAEAARAEALKLQQQMAEELEKAGI encoded by the coding sequence ATGCTTTCCCGGGAACAACTTATTGCTGAGATTAAAAAGAAAAGATCGTTTTTATGTGTGGGTTTAGACCCCGACCTTGATAAGCTACCCGACTTTTTAAAAAGCTACCCCGAACCTATATTTGAGTTTAACAAACGGATTATTGACGCTACCCGCGATTTGTGCGTGGCTTATAAACCTAATTCGGCTTTTTTTGAAAGCTATGGCATAAAAGGGCTGCAGGCATTAATAGATACCTGTAAATACCTACCAAAGGATACCTTGAATATTATCGACGCCAAACGCGGCGATATCGGTAATACATCAGACAAATACGCGCGCGCATTTTTTGATGAAAGCACTTCGGGAATGAACTTTGATGCTATTACGATAACCCCCTATATGGGTAACGACAGTGTGAAACCCTATTTGGCTTATGAAGGTAAATGGGTAATTATTCTGGCGTTGACATCATCCGTAGGCAGCAAGGATTTTCAATACCTTGAAACAGAAGGTGGATACCTGTATGAAACTATTATTAAGAAAGCCAATACCTGGGCTGGCGCCGATAGGATAATGTATGTAGTTGGCGCTACCAAAAGCACAGAGTTTACCAACATTCGCGCTTACGCGCCCGATAACTTTTTATTGGTGCCAGGTGTAGGGGCGCAGGGCGGTAGCCTGGAAGATGTGTGTAAATACGGTATGACTAAGGACTGCGGTTTGCTTGTTAATTCCTCGAGGTCTATTATTTACGCATCCAGCGGTGAAGATTTTGCCGAAGCCGCACGTGCCGAAGCATTGAAGCTGCAGCAGCAAATGGCTGAAGAGTTGGAGAAAGCGGGGATATAG